DNA sequence from the Paraburkholderia azotifigens genome:
TGACGCAGCCAGTTGCGCTTGCGTCACCGATCGCTTCACCGATTGCTTCACGTCTCCTCCCGGCGCAAGCGCATGAACAGGTTGCCGAGCCCTTGCGGCATCAAGCGGATCACCACGATCACTGCGACGAGCAGGCCGATCTGTCCGAACAGCTGACCGTAGCACGCGGTGAGCGCGGCCTGGATGATCGCCAGCACGCCGGCCGCCGGCGTCGTGCCGGCAATCACATTTACGCCCCCGACGACCACCGACACGAACGCCTGCACGATGAAGTTGCTGCCCATCGTCGGCACGGCCGTCATGGTCGGCGCGTAGAGCGCGCCCGTGAGTCCGGCAAGTCCCGCGCCCAGCGCGAAGGTCAGCGTGTAGAGACGATCCGTGCGCAAGCCAAGGCATTGCGCGATGCTGGCGTTCTGTATCGTCGCGCGCGCACAGACGCCGTAGTTGGTCTTGAAGAACAGTAGATAAAGCGCGAACAGAATGCAAAGCGCGATTCCCGGCAGCACCGCCCGATACGTCGAGAACGAATACTCGCCCAGCGAGAACGCGCCGAACGGCGTGCCGATACCTTCGAGCGACGGACCGGCGACGAGCAGCATGGTCTGCTGCACGATCAGGCTGATGGCCCACGTCGCCACGACGGAATCGAACAGGCGGTCATAAAGATGACGAATCACGAGCCGCTCGATCACGACGCCCGCCATGGCTGCAGCCAGCGCGCCGAGCAGCATCGCGAGCGGCAGCGGCATGCCGTTC
Encoded proteins:
- a CDS encoding ABC transporter permease subunit; the encoded protein is MATLSVLYSLIYQFGDSFAYLVLAALGLAVIFGMMGVINLAHGEFIMCGAYVTIISAKNGMPLPLAMLLGALAAAMAGVVIERLVIRHLYDRLFDSVVATWAISLIVQQTMLLVAGPSLEGIGTPFGAFSLGEYSFSTYRAVLPGIALCILFALYLLFFKTNYGVCARATIQNASIAQCLGLRTDRLYTLTFALGAGLAGLTGALYAPTMTAVPTMGSNFIVQAFVSVVVGGVNVIAGTTPAAGVLAIIQAALTACYGQLFGQIGLLVAVIVVIRLMPQGLGNLFMRLRREET